A stretch of the Thermoproteota archaeon genome encodes the following:
- a CDS encoding polyprenyl synthetase family protein gives MLDKESSTPFFLPLKEFLSGGKKVRPALLLIVHDACGGSGNPGPAAAAIELIHAASLIHDDIIDRSTQRRGEFSFHMKYGFEMSILVADFILSLVLDIASMYEDRRVGGILSRASKLMSVGEMREVQVLKAGDPLSLDEYLEILKYKPAVLFEAATSLGAVIAGRPDISNDLGLYGLYMGMAYQIKDDLLDWGSPGELTSLLKEEGLRELLEEMANGLAAEAIEKLEVLGDTPQRDLLRDLALYSINREE, from the coding sequence ATACTAGATAAAGAGTCGAGCACTCCCTTCTTCCTTCCCTTAAAGGAATTCCTTAGTGGAGGGAAAAAGGTAAGGCCCGCTCTCCTCCTGATCGTCCATGACGCCTGTGGTGGAAGTGGGAATCCGGGTCCCGCGGCTGCCGCTATAGAGCTCATACACGCGGCTTCCCTGATACACGACGATATAATAGACAGAAGCACTCAGAGGAGGGGTGAGTTCTCCTTCCACATGAAGTACGGGTTCGAGATGTCCATTCTCGTGGCTGACTTCATACTATCGCTGGTTCTAGACATAGCTAGTATGTACGAAGATAGGAGAGTTGGTGGGATCCTATCTAGAGCATCTAAACTCATGTCTGTGGGAGAGATGAGGGAAGTACAGGTGTTGAAAGCCGGGGATCCCCTCTCCTTGGACGAATATCTCGAGATACTCAAGTATAAACCCGCCGTCCTTTTCGAGGCGGCCACATCATTGGGCGCTGTGATTGCTGGTAGGCCCGATATTTCCAATGATCTGGGTTTATATGGGCTCTACATGGGGATGGCTTACCAGATAAAGGATGATTTATTAGACTGGGGATCTCCCGGGGAACTCACCTCCCTTCTTAAGGAGGAAGGGCTAAGAGAGCTCTTGGAGGAGATGGCTAACGGTCTAGCCGCTGAGGCCATAGAGAAATTAGAGGTGTTGGGGGATACCCCCCAGAGAGACCTGCTCAGGGATCTGGCTCTTTATTCAATAAATAGGGAGGAGTGA
- a CDS encoding YIP1 family protein: MGFEISEEFEEEIPYSLTDYLLQPMRLASTIFRAMVIKPKLKYWLVALLIGSIFTSLGMWMIFQKIEISLVGGGSIPEEALEAAKEMMNVFMKNPAIIYLEALLSELFIQLVTAVILFVLVKLMSGEGSFSSSLMVAGLKNIPSILSGLLMAYVGYIMPPMSWEIDLSTGNVGGFGGAMPQGLEVQQQAINMLVSLWMVVIVYLACRYGFKMNKGRSLLTAVILWVALNFTVFLSLL; encoded by the coding sequence ATGGGCTTCGAAATATCTGAAGAGTTTGAAGAAGAGATCCCCTACTCACTCACTGACTACCTTCTTCAGCCGATGAGGCTTGCTTCAACAATCTTCAGGGCGATGGTGATCAAGCCAAAGCTCAAGTATTGGCTAGTGGCTCTACTGATAGGCTCCATCTTCACTAGCTTGGGCATGTGGATGATATTTCAGAAAATAGAGATCAGCTTGGTGGGCGGGGGGAGCATACCGGAGGAGGCTTTAGAGGCGGCCAAGGAGATGATGAACGTATTCATGAAGAATCCGGCGATCATCTACTTAGAAGCCCTTCTCTCGGAGCTATTCATCCAGTTAGTAACTGCCGTCATCCTCTTCGTGCTAGTGAAGCTCATGTCGGGTGAGGGGAGTTTCTCCTCATCGCTGATGGTGGCGGGCCTTAAGAACATACCTTCTATACTCTCTGGGCTCCTGATGGCATACGTAGGCTATATCATGCCCCCCATGAGTTGGGAGATAGACCTCTCCACTGGGAACGTAGGAGGGTTCGGTGGTGCGATGCCTCAAGGACTAGAGGTTCAACAGCAGGCCATAAACATGCTAGTCTCCTTGTGGATGGTAGTCATTGTCTATCTGGCTTGCAGATACGGGTTCAAGATGAACAAGGGAAGATCCCTGCTTACCGCGGTAATACTATGGGTAGCCCTCAACTTCACGGTGTTCCTGAGTCTCCTGTAG
- a CDS encoding helix-turn-helix domain-containing protein — protein sequence MDSGDKTISSLERLLRELGLSSYESKALAYLVLSREQVKASDLSKATGIPRTKVYAVLESLEDLGLVKVTPTRPLKASSPPLDLLPTLLFEMVLEEALRKLSLLNKMFKVEFSEGLWILGEITLPVEGRDTLKRVSNILLRDSKDFLILITNEESVELVPPGLRYRNISLIVDSPDTYEKLRSKGLRTRNIRIANLELFAFVTEKSGLVSDENTTNGFISTDPGLVKALTVLLRALYLTSPAFK from the coding sequence ATGGACAGCGGAGACAAAACGATATCCAGTCTGGAGAGGCTTCTAAGAGAGCTGGGTCTCTCCTCATACGAATCCAAGGCATTGGCCTACCTCGTTCTCTCTAGGGAGCAGGTCAAGGCAAGCGACCTGAGCAAGGCTACAGGGATACCCAGAACTAAGGTATATGCGGTCTTGGAATCCCTAGAAGATCTCGGTTTAGTAAAAGTGACCCCTACTAGGCCGTTGAAGGCTTCATCCCCTCCTCTCGATCTTTTACCCACCCTCCTCTTCGAGATGGTGTTAGAGGAAGCACTTCGAAAGCTCTCCTTACTCAATAAGATGTTCAAGGTGGAGTTCAGCGAGGGCCTCTGGATCCTCGGCGAGATCACCCTGCCGGTGGAAGGTAGAGATACCTTAAAGAGGGTATCTAACATACTACTGAGGGATTCCAAGGACTTCCTCATTTTGATAACCAATGAGGAATCTGTGGAACTTGTCCCCCCTGGTCTGAGGTATAGGAACATCAGTCTAATTGTGGACAGTCCAGACACCTACGAGAAACTGAGGAGCAAGGGTCTCAGGACGAGAAACATAAGAATAGCAAACCTAGAACTTTTCGCGTTCGTTACAGAGAAATCTGGGCTTGTATCCGATGAAAATACGACAAATGGATTTATCTCAACAGATCCAGGGCTAGTAAAAGCTCTCACGGTCCTGTTGAGGGCGCTGTACCTGACCTCACCTGCCTTTAAATAA
- a CDS encoding glycerate kinase yields the protein MSSSYIKNLDELVDNGATRKDKDARRALLLAFDKAITAADAYKAVFSRFSDQEIVFGTSSIDIGSFKDVYVVGAGKAGSMMAKAVEDRIGKLISFGWVNVPAKTEKTVSLSKIRLNPAGHPIPDDGSLKGAKEILDIARKAEERDLVLSLVSGGGSALMEYPMEGISLNDLREMNRLLVLSGADIREINAVRKHVSQIKGGRLAKAAYPATVVSLIVSDVIGDPLDVIASGPTAPDETTFEDAWQVLENYSLIDKMPKSVIKVLKRGLKGEIPETPKPGDEVFDRVVNLIVANNLKAVQAAERALVEMGYNVLVLGSRAQGEARHIGKFLAGLAVSIAKEGLPLSPPAAVILGGETTVKVTGQGIGGRNQELVLGGVRTISGLEGVVMGSVGTDGVDGVSDAAGAIADGQTLGRALSEGLRPEVFLKNNDSHTFFSWLGDAIFTGPTMTNVMDVMGLVVQE from the coding sequence ATGAGCTCCTCCTACATAAAAAATCTTGATGAGCTGGTTGATAACGGGGCGACTAGGAAGGACAAGGACGCTAGAAGAGCCTTGCTGCTGGCTTTTGATAAGGCGATAACGGCAGCTGACGCTTACAAAGCGGTATTTTCCAGATTCTCGGATCAGGAGATAGTGTTCGGTACCTCATCCATCGACATAGGATCTTTTAAGGATGTATACGTGGTGGGAGCGGGAAAAGCTGGGAGCATGATGGCTAAAGCCGTGGAGGACAGGATAGGGAAACTCATATCATTTGGTTGGGTCAATGTCCCAGCTAAGACCGAGAAGACCGTTTCCCTCTCGAAGATCAGGTTGAATCCCGCTGGCCATCCCATCCCAGATGATGGTAGCCTGAAAGGAGCGAAAGAGATATTAGATATAGCTAGAAAGGCCGAGGAGAGGGACCTAGTTCTCTCCCTGGTATCTGGCGGCGGTTCGGCTTTAATGGAGTATCCCATGGAAGGCATCTCTCTGAATGACCTCCGGGAGATGAACAGGTTGCTCGTACTTTCTGGGGCAGATATCAGGGAAATAAACGCAGTTAGGAAGCATGTATCTCAGATAAAGGGTGGTAGGCTCGCCAAGGCCGCATATCCAGCTACTGTCGTGTCGTTGATAGTATCTGACGTTATAGGGGATCCTCTGGATGTCATAGCTTCCGGTCCAACTGCGCCTGATGAGACGACTTTTGAGGACGCTTGGCAGGTGCTCGAAAACTATTCGCTCATCGATAAAATGCCTAAATCCGTTATAAAGGTGTTGAAGCGCGGGTTAAAAGGCGAGATACCGGAGACCCCCAAGCCGGGCGACGAGGTATTTGATAGGGTCGTGAATTTGATAGTGGCCAATAATCTGAAGGCCGTTCAGGCAGCTGAAAGGGCGCTAGTTGAGATGGGCTACAACGTCCTTGTACTCGGCTCTAGGGCACAAGGAGAGGCCAGACATATAGGTAAGTTTCTGGCAGGGCTTGCAGTCTCCATAGCAAAGGAAGGACTGCCCCTCTCCCCGCCTGCAGCCGTCATCTTGGGTGGAGAGACTACTGTGAAGGTGACGGGGCAGGGGATTGGGGGAAGGAACCAAGAACTGGTTTTAGGAGGAGTCAGAACTATATCGGGCCTTGAGGGCGTCGTGATGGGATCCGTGGGTACCGATGGGGTGGATGGAGTGTCTGATGCGGCGGGAGCAATAGCTGACGGCCAGACTCTGGGGAGAGCACTATCGGAGGGGCTAAGACCTGAAGTCTTCCTGAAAAATAACGACTCCCACACGTTCTTCTCATGGCTAGGCGATGCCATCTTCACGGGACCAACCATGACGAATGTGATGGATGTCATGGGGCTGGTGGTTCAAGAGTGA
- a CDS encoding Clp1/GlmU family protein: MPGEVEVPKGEGVLVRSPAYIKLLSGNIEVWGAEFDEISVQMEGVELLITSSIDSKLAIDGHYVKLESPIPDWWEELPETIAGKNTVFIGRVDSGKSSTVVFTINRIARSGSTVSIIDSDVGQSDLGPPGVISSKDVGKPVIHTKLLEPDFMYFIGDKTPSGHFLPMVKGLLDALNRSRSDTVLINTTGFVDGGAARALKRFKVEFLDPDIVVLIEKEEGDLNHIARTIPKDVKVLKVRSPVGDLIKSRNYRITVRRALLRRYLSGAATRKLDLREIELMNTFLMTGRVKDEYIPFLERILGVRVHWMEESPDMLIAITEGEVDRRKITMLSGLLNKEVRIGPMNVYKGLYVGLIRGRDCKGVGIIQSMDIREGWMSVLTKYEGPLDGIALGYIRFNAEGEELGSRGMNVP, encoded by the coding sequence ATGCCGGGAGAGGTGGAAGTGCCGAAGGGTGAGGGGGTGTTAGTGAGGTCACCAGCCTATATTAAACTCCTAAGCGGCAACATTGAAGTTTGGGGGGCCGAGTTCGATGAGATATCGGTTCAGATGGAGGGTGTAGAGCTACTAATCACATCCTCAATCGATTCGAAATTGGCTATAGATGGACACTACGTGAAGTTAGAGAGCCCCATCCCGGACTGGTGGGAAGAGCTTCCTGAAACTATAGCAGGCAAAAATACCGTGTTCATAGGAAGAGTAGATTCTGGCAAGAGTTCTACAGTAGTCTTTACGATCAACAGGATAGCGAGGAGCGGTAGCACAGTCTCCATAATCGATTCAGACGTTGGTCAGTCCGATCTGGGACCACCCGGGGTGATCTCCAGCAAGGATGTGGGAAAGCCTGTCATCCACACCAAGTTACTGGAACCTGACTTCATGTACTTCATCGGCGACAAGACACCGAGCGGCCACTTCCTCCCGATGGTGAAGGGTCTCCTAGACGCTTTGAATAGATCTAGGAGCGATACCGTTCTAATAAACACCACAGGTTTCGTGGACGGAGGGGCAGCTAGGGCTCTAAAGAGGTTCAAAGTTGAGTTCTTGGATCCAGACATCGTGGTATTGATAGAGAAGGAAGAAGGGGACTTGAATCACATTGCTAGGACAATCCCTAAAGATGTAAAGGTTCTAAAGGTCAGATCACCCGTAGGTGATCTGATCAAAAGCAGGAATTACAGGATCACCGTCAGAAGAGCTCTCCTCAGGAGATACCTATCTGGCGCCGCTACGAGAAAGCTTGATCTCCGGGAAATCGAGCTGATGAATACGTTCCTTATGACTGGCAGGGTGAAGGACGAGTACATCCCATTTTTGGAGCGCATCTTGGGAGTGAGAGTTCATTGGATGGAAGAGTCCCCCGACATGCTCATAGCGATCACGGAAGGCGAAGTAGATAGGAGGAAAATCACGATGCTCTCAGGGCTCCTGAACAAGGAAGTGAGAATAGGCCCAATGAATGTATACAAGGGACTCTACGTAGGTCTTATCCGAGGGAGGGATTGCAAGGGTGTCGGCATAATACAATCAATGGACATTAGGGAGGGCTGGATGAGCGTCTTAACCAAGTATGAGGGACCACTAGATGGAATTGCACTGGGATACATCAGGTTTAATGCTGAGGGCGAGGAACTCGGCTCAAGGGGGATGAACGTTCCATGA